From Spiroplasma endosymbiont of Amphimallon solstitiale:
CATTAATGGATCCATGAACAGAAGTTTTGCTTTATATTGCAGCTAGAAGACAACATTTAATTGAAAAAGTTCTGCCAAATAAAAACAGTAATAAAATCATTATTTCTGATCGTTTTTCTGACTCAACTTTAGCATATCAGGGTTATGCTAGAAATTTAGATATTGATAAAATAAATCTTATTCAAAAACTTATTTTTGAAGATTATCAACCTGATTTGACAGTTTTATTTGATATTAAACCAGAAACAGGTTTACAACGAATTTTATTAAGAAAAGGTGAAAAATTGAATAGATTAGATGAAGAAACAATAGAATTTCATCAAAAAGTATATAATGGTTATAAAAAAATTGCTATTAGTAATCCAAATCGCGTTCATACAATAAATGCTAATTTATCAGAAAAAAAAGTTTTTAATAGTGTTTATGAACTAATCATAAATTTAGTTGAAGAAAAAGGTTTTAAAGAAAAAAAAATCAAAATTAGAGGATCTAATGAAGGAAAATAATGTAATTTTATTTGAAAATGAAGAATCAGAAAATTTTTCTATTTTTGCAATGGAAAATATTCCACAGGTAATTTTATTGTATTCGAAAAATAAAATATTAAATATAAATGTTAGTAATAAGTTAATAAAAAAAATTGTTTGTAAAAATAATAATCAATTAAAAAAATGTACTGAAGAAAATATGTGTCAAAATTGTTTTAAAATTAAAACTAATAGTTATTTTGATTTTAAAAAATTTGATTTTAGTAAAAATAATATTATGAATAAAAATATTGTTTTAGAAATTATTAATGATTTTTTTAAAACTAATTTAGAAAAAGATGCTAATAAAATTTATTTAATAAATCAAATTGAATTTTCTTCAACTTCAGCCTCAAATGTTATGCTTAAAACTTTAGAAGAATTATCTAAAAATATTTATGTAATTTTTACTACCACTAATATTAATCAAATACTCCCTACTATTAAATCTCGTTGTCAATTGATAAATTGTTCAAAAGAAAATGATATATTTGTTAGTAACAATTATGATGATGAACAATTATTAATATTAAAAATATTTTCAAATACTACTTTTTTGACAGATGAAAGCAGTAAACTTAAATTAAAAAAATATATTGAAATTATTAAACAATTTATTATTAATGATAATGATAAAAAGGTTAACAATCAACTTTTGAATAAAAAAATAGTTAGTTTAAAAGAAGAAATTATTTACTTTTTTAGATTTTTTAATTTAGTAGTTTTTAATAAATTAACTTTTCTTTTATTTAAAAAGTATGATTTTAATAATTTTTTTATTGAAAGTTTAGTTAATTTATGAAAAAATAGTAATTTAAAAAACATAGCCTATATTTTAGAACAAATTTCATTTACAATTACTAAATTAAAATTTAATGTTAACTTAAATTTATTAATAAATTCTTTTCTTATTAAGGTAAGTGATAATTAAACTATGGAAAGTACAAAAAAGATTTTAATTTTAAATCAAGATGATAAAAAAATTAAACTTATTCAAAGAAAAGATATGTTTTGTGTTTCTTTGGATACTATTTTATTAAGTAATTTTATTAAAATAAAACCTAGTACTAAAACAATAATTGATTTTGGAACTAATAATGCTGTTATTCCAATAATTTTAGCTGCAAAATTTCAAGGAAAAGTAATTGGTATTGAAATTCAAGAGCCAGCTGTTGAACTTGCTTTAGAAAATATAAAACTTAATGATTTAGAAAAAAGAATTGTCATTGTTCATGAAGACATAAAAATTTATGCTCAAAGAGAAAAAGAAAAAGTTGATTTAATTGTATGCAATCCACCTTTTTTTCCTTTATGAGATAAAAGCAAAGTAAAAGCACAACCTTTAAAAATTGCAGCAAGACATGAAGTATATATTAATTTAGAGGAGATTATTGCTAGCGCAAGTAAATTATTAAAAGACAAAGGGCGATTGGTTATGATAAATAGTGTAGAAAGAATAAACGAAACGCTGCTTTTATTAAAAAAATATCAAATTATACCTAAAAAATTACAAATAGTTTATCCTAAAATTAATCAGGCTGCCAATGTTTTTTTAATTGAAGCAGGATTTTTAGCGAAAGAAGGAATGATTGTTTTGCCACCATTGATTTGTCATAATGAAAATAATACTTATATTGATGAAATAGCAAAGTGATATAAATAATCTTAATATAAGTGTAAGGTTAGGTGTTTAAAATGAATATTAATTGATTAAATAAACTTAATAAAAAAATAACTTACTTATTAGCTGTATCAGGTGGTCCAGATAGTATGTTTTTATTAGATAATTTAGTACGTAATAAGTTTAAAATTATTGTTTGTCATGTTAATTATCATAAACGTTGAAGTAGTAATGTTGATGAGCAAATTGTTCGAGAATATTGTACAAATAATAAAATAACTTTAGAAGTAAAAAATATTAAAGAAGAGGAATACAATAAAAAACAAAATTTTCAAAGTCAAGCACGTGTACTTAGATATGATTTTTTTAATGAAATTGCTCAAAAATATCAAGTTTATAATCTTGTTGTAGCACATCATATTTACGATTTACTTGAAACATATATTATTCAAAAACAGCGCAAGGCAATAGTTTCTTATTATGGATTAAAATTTAAAACAACATATAAATCTTTATCGGTTTATCGTCCAATGTTAGAATTAAAAAAAGAAGATATTATTGACTATTTAACTTTGTATCATATTAAATATGGATTTGATGAAACAAATGAATTAATTATTTATGAAAGAAATAGAATTAGACAACAACAAATTAATAAACTTACTGATTTTGATATTAATTTAATGTTAAGTGAAATTAAAGAATTAAATAGTGAACAAGAGTTACTGAAAGATGAACTTGAAGTAATTTACAATACCATTATTAATGATGATGTGCTTGCTATTAATGAATTTAAAAAATATGAATTTAAATTACAACAAATGATTATCTATGAATTTTTAAGCCAATATGATGAAGAATTAGTTTTATCTTTAAAAAAGGCTAAAATTAAAGAAATAGTTAGAGTTTTAACTAAATCTAGTAAACCAAATATTACTATTTGTATTTCTGAAAATACTTGAGTTATTAAAGAATATAATTTTGCATATATTAGTGAAAAAAATGAACCAAAACAATTTAGTTATAAAATTTCTAAAATAAATAACTATAATTTTAAGGAAATTACTATTTCTAAAACTGAACCAACAGGTGGTGAATTTCAAGCTTTATATATTAATAAATCAGATTTTCCATTAACAATTAGAACTAATAATGGTGAAGAAGAAATTGAAACACCATTTGGTACAAAAAAAATTAATCGTTTATTTATTGATAATAAAATTCCATATCGTGAACGTCTTATATGACCAGTAATCATAAATTCAAGCGGAAAAGTAGTGGCAATTCCAAAATTATCAGTAAATAAAAACAATATTAGTGAGAAACCTAATTTGTATGTGCTAAAATATTATGGTATTATTTAAGAAAATAAATTAGAAATTAAACGTAGGTGAAAAAATAATGCAAACGCGAATTAAAATTAATTGAATGATTGTTGCACTATTCGTTGCTTTTTTAGTATTTGTTGGAATTTTATTGTGATATTTTTTAAGAGGTAATGCTTTAACTTTAGATCAATTTCAATTAGAAACATTACTTAGAGATGGTAAACTCCCTGGTAATAGTAGTGACACTGTTAGCAAAATTGATGGAGTACAAGTTCAATTTTTTGATCATACTACTTATATTACAGGTTTTTTAGGAATTAATGGTAAGGTAAAACGATTTGAAGCGACAGTTTCTGGAACTGCTACAGGTGGTTTTTATCATGATGTTATTGAAAAATTATTCAGAAAAGATAAAGAGGGTAAAGGCTTTGATATTAACCCCACAATTATTAGTGAATTAGTTCCGTTTTGAAAAACATTTTTAATTAGTATGTTTCCAATATTAGTATTAGTTGGTGGTTCATTTTGATTATTTTCTAAAATGAATAAAATGGGTGCTGGTGGTGGCATGAGTCCTTTTTCAATGGGAAAAAGTCGTGCTAAGATTAGAACATCAGATACTAGATTTACTGATGTTGCTGGTATTAAAGAAGAAAAATTGGAATTAGAAGAAGTTGTTCAT
This genomic window contains:
- the tmk gene encoding dTMP kinase, whose product is MLFITFEGPEGAGKTTVLKMIKEQLKQDGFDVIITREPGGSEISEQIRQVILNKENTLMDPWTEVLLYIAARRQHLIEKVLPNKNSNKIIISDRFSDSTLAYQGYARNLDIDKINLIQKLIFEDYQPDLTVLFDIKPETGLQRILLRKGEKLNRLDEETIEFHQKVYNGYKKIAISNPNRVHTINANLSEKKVFNSVYELIINLVEEKGFKEKKIKIRGSNEGK
- a CDS encoding tRNA1(Val) (adenine(37)-N6)-methyltransferase, with translation MESTKKILILNQDDKKIKLIQRKDMFCVSLDTILLSNFIKIKPSTKTIIDFGTNNAVIPIILAAKFQGKVIGIEIQEPAVELALENIKLNDLEKRIVIVHEDIKIYAQREKEKVDLIVCNPPFFPLWDKSKVKAQPLKIAARHEVYINLEEIIASASKLLKDKGRLVMINSVERINETLLLLKKYQIIPKKLQIVYPKINQAANVFLIEAGFLAKEGMIVLPPLICHNENNTYIDEIAKWYK
- the tilS gene encoding tRNA lysidine(34) synthetase TilS; the encoded protein is MNINWLNKLNKKITYLLAVSGGPDSMFLLDNLVRNKFKIIVCHVNYHKRWSSNVDEQIVREYCTNNKITLEVKNIKEEEYNKKQNFQSQARVLRYDFFNEIAQKYQVYNLVVAHHIYDLLETYIIQKQRKAIVSYYGLKFKTTYKSLSVYRPMLELKKEDIIDYLTLYHIKYGFDETNELIIYERNRIRQQQINKLTDFDINLMLSEIKELNSEQELLKDELEVIYNTIINDDVLAINEFKKYEFKLQQMIIYEFLSQYDEELVLSLKKAKIKEIVRVLTKSSKPNITICISENTWVIKEYNFAYISEKNEPKQFSYKISKINNYNFKEITISKTEPTGGEFQALYINKSDFPLTIRTNNGEEEIETPFGTKKINRLFIDNKIPYRERLIWPVIINSSGKVVAIPKLSVNKNNISEKPNLYVLKYYGII